The Epinephelus moara isolate mb chromosome 21, YSFRI_EMoa_1.0, whole genome shotgun sequence DNA window ACTGTTTTGAAAGACATGAGCAAGAGCCAATTCATAGTGTCCGTGTCTGTGTGCCCGTGAGGGTCTGCTTTGGTCTGTGTGACGCAAATCTTGTCATCCACCCAAGTCGACGAGGATCCTCACTGATCCCTATCCGGACATCCGTGTGCAGCTGATTATTTGTGACCGTACAGACTGTGGGCACAACAAGCACACCGACTGTGCATACTCCAATCTCTTGCTCTATATGCCAGTCCAATCCAAAACACTGCTGTCAAACCAGCTGAAGCTGCCTCAACACAGTGGAGTTAGTTTTAAGTTGGAAATTCCACAGGCATTCATTCGGGACCCAGCAGCATCTTCTTGGTTTAAGTTTTACTCTACGCAGAAGGAGGTCGGATAGCTCACCTCCTAGCCCTCCCGTTTACTGATGGGGGCTATAGCGGACTGTACCATGAATAGTACCACATGCATGTCCGTGTAACCGCAGCTCTTCATTGCAGAAAGTACGTCCGAGTCCATATCTTTTTTGATGTCCTCGAGTCTGAAGTCATTAAGTTTGTGACCTGAGTCTGGCTCAAGTCCAAATCATGTGACTCGTGTCCACACCTCTGGCACCAAGTTTTCAGATTTGCGGGATTTTATGAGAGCTTTATTGATAGTTTAATGAATGTCTTGTAGATGTGGGTGTGGTTTAGGCACATGGTAGGCGACAGATCAGCACTGACATCTTACTTAGACTCATTAGCCGCTATTAGCTGCACCTGGATAGAGAGCTGGAGAGGCCTTTAAGTTGGACGGGCACGCTACGATGAAGATGTCGGAGGCAAGACATTCTGAAGACAAAAAGAGACTGAGAAATTATCcatgtaaatacacatttactCTGAACGACCACAAAGAATAGCAAAGTGGCCGACTGGTCCAATGGAACTGCACTCACAGGGTGTCCAGCGGAGTCGCCCGGTCTGAGTGAGCTGGTCACGACGAGCAAAAGCGGCAGCATGGCGGTGAGTCAACCCCTCCACCCCCATTGTTATCAGTCGCCTTCTGaagacacgtaaaagcttcagaattcacgactggggtatttactgacgtgtcaTACAACAAAAGCTTTTGTAAACagcagaccttatttcaggcatcgaACCAAAAACCACATTGACTTCAAGATGAGGAAACCGGATGTAGAAAAACATGAACTCACTGCCGGATTTTAGGACTCATTAATGAAGATCtagcgaaagttcagtcaggaggaCAATAcatttcatgctcaggctgtaagtttatcactgtctctaggtgtcattgtctgggtaggtcaattgagtcatcagctgattcacaatcaaccaatagcacagcgacacaccttctctgtcagcctatcatcttagtgctcctcattttaaatatggttctttttcTGCCATAGTTGTTTTTTGCTGAAGTCGTGCGCCACCTAGTCTGTACGGCTTCATCAGCCTCAGCAGcgtcagagtcatcagccaccatcaCCAGTGTCTgaactccatggggggatttatcctgctgccgctcagatgtcaCTCGATCACAAAATTGTTTTGGGCAAAGACGTATCAGGTTTGTATTCAGTATCAGCGTTGAGGTGTCAGAGTCAATATTCGGAGAGAAAGGGTTGGTGAGTTAACAAATTTAAATGATATATCCATTAACAGTTTAATCAATAATTTGATTAATAAACTGTCATCTCCAGACGtttctttaattttgacaaagttttaaaaatagaaTTTCTTGGCAGTGATGTCATTCATGGTGACGGTCTGTTCCACCATCAGTGGTGGAGCTTTTCTCTCTCAGGTTAAAGTTTTGTAGGTTGTCAAGGAACTTTTCCTTTTTCATCATAACAAAACGTTTTCCTTTCGTCTTTTCCTCCAATTTCAACCGTCATTCACATCTCCTCCCATAAGGCCCTGGTCCTATTACAACTTCCTGGAATTCCTAACAACACACCTCACACGTAATACACTTCACTCTTCCTCAACAGAAGTGTCATTTGTTCCAACACCCAGCATTCCCTGAACACACTCCCACTGTTTCTGTAATAAGTAACACTGACTATACACAGTGATGTAATCGCCACACTGTGTGGAGCAAAACACTTCActgtcatttagtttttaacttctgttttattattagagagagagagaggagttgAATTTCTCATCATTACTTATTACTTTACACTGGACCTTCCCCTTGCGTGTGACAAACTTCCTGTGAGTAAGTCTGTGTGAGGTCATGACACGCGGGGGAGGAGGTGCCTTTCTTCTGTCCTATACAGTTGTGGATATGTTTGCTAACTGAGAAGGCAAAATGCTGTGTGGACATAGTTTTGAAAGCAAAGTTTGGCTTTCTATGAATCTGACAAGGCGAATAAATCACTGAATaatagcttgtttgcaatcaTGTGACTATTATGATGGGTGTAATTCAGATCGAGGACAGGATGTGACAAATTCATATACTGCGCAAAGTGGAAATAGAAGGTTTGGATGAACCTGCACACAGCAGGTATCATCACACGACTGAAACTCATGCTGGATgtgaaatacacaaaatgaagAATATCAACTCAACACATCGCACAGTGTGAATGTGATCATCGTTCCAAATTACCTCATCCTTCAGGAGAATGTGAAGTTGACATCATgctgtgttgatttttttggaTGAGGACACCACTTTGTGGGGACCGTGCGGTGTTGCCTTTACCTGTTCAAGTTGTAAATCAACATttttggacaaactaaacatgataaacaacaaaagcaggtttCCACCAAGCACTTTTGGTATAGTACCCTTAGATCCTGCATGTAACCTCTAGGACATGTACCTAAACCCTAGATCTGTTTTGggtttccaccacagacagtgCTCTTAACAGTAGGTGGGGTTGTTACTGGATAGTAGAGGCCATGTCATTGTTTCATCCAGCTCTTGATGTATTTGTCTTCATTTGACTCAGACCAACATCTGCACCTCATTGattgtccacagaacagggTTGCACGCTGATATTTTCTGGACAAAAAAGAGCAGACTGGATTGTTTAGAGTCTCTGTTGCAATCAATTAGATATTTAGAaatagtgtgtttgtgcattgagTCCTTGTCGAGCAAGAGCAATGAATTTCTCTTGACCAATCAGCAGACTGCAGAGTTTCTAGCTCCACGTTTTGGTGTTGGATCAGTGTGCAAGGCACCCTAGACACCTCATCTCAAcattctattggtaccatcaccatcttttgacaactgacatgtaaaaataacaattcaaaTGTGTTgcacactgaactgaactgaactgaaatgcAGCTATCCATATGACTTGGCAGCCCAAGGCTGGATTACATACCCAAATGCACTACCTCCACTCACATACCCAGACAAACTATCTCCTTTTAGGACATATTGCATGCACTTCGCTAATAGAGATAACAGAGTGGTAGCTTCACAAGATGGCGTCCCCGTCCTACATGGAAAAGCGTACCTTCTCATTCACTGTACGCAGCGGACCAGATGAAAAAGTAAAAGAGCTGAGTGGACTATAATTATTTTGTGAACGGTTTGGTCAACAACCTGGGAACCAAAGTAGTGTTGAACaactgccatcttgtttttgacCGGGTGAGTAAATGTGCCCGGGAATtactgttgttttatatttcaacTCTGTACATGGATACACTGCTGATGTCAGCTACCAGCTAGCTAACTGAAGCTAGCTGCTTTCTACCTACATAGCAACCTTTCTCAAAAAAACCTGGGTCGTGTgctaaaaaacacagagaagttgTCACAACATATTGTAGTTGTATGGCAATGCCAACACAAgacatgttaaagggatagtgcacccaaaaatgaaaattcagccattatctactcacccatatgccgacggaggctctggtgaagttttagagtcctcacatcacttgcggagatcggcaggTGGaccggctagcacacctaatggctgacggcgccccagactaacgtccaagaacacaaaattgaatccacaaagtatctccatactgctcatccgtagtgatccaagtgtgctgcagccccgacataaaaagttgtttcgaaaaacgtcatatgaactctgtttttagcctcactgtagcctgtagctctaNNNNNNNNNNNNNNNNNNNNNNNNNNNNNNNNNNNNNNNNNNNNNNNNNNNNNNNNNNNNNNNNNNNNNNNNNNNNNNNNNNNNNNNNNNNNNNNNNNNNNNNNNNNNNNNNNNNNNNNNNNNNNNNNNNNNNNNNNNNNNNNNNNNNNNNNNNNNNNNNNNNNNNNNNNNNNNNNNNNNNNNNNNNNNNNNNNNNNNNNNNNNNNNNNNNNNNNNNNNNNNNNNNNNNNNNNNNNNNNNNNNNNNNNNNNNNNNNNNNNNNNNNNNNNNNNNNNNNNNNNNNNNNNNNNNNNNNNNNNNNNNNNNNNtgtggattcaattttgtgttcttggacgttagtctggggcgccgtcagccattaggtgtgctgccCTTTCCCCCCgtcgatctccgcaagggatgtgaggactctaaaacttcaccagggcctccatcggcatatgggtgagtagataatggctgaattttcatttttgggtgcactatccctttaacgtAACACTTTTAACATTAACGTTTATGTTTGACGTTAGTTGACTTTGCTCCTCCAGACTTAAGATGAAGGTTTTTGATCCATGTCTGCCACTGCCTGTTTATTTCTCACCTTTACATGCTACTATTTTCAGTACCCAACagaaggttttgttttttcttgatttGATTGATAGGAACAGCTGTAAACAGCACAAATCAAAGGCATTTGTGCAGAGTTGATAGTCACTGTCTCAAGTTGCCTGCAGTGTTGTAGTACTCGAGATCAGGCTTGGTCTTGAGTCTTGAGATCGGCTTCAAGGCCACTTTTTGAAGGTCTCATCTTGGAATCAACTACATTTTTACTCCGTCTTGTCTCAACCTCAGACAAAGAGGaatcaggattttatttcaagactgGTCACTAAATTGCCTGTGCCAAACAGGAACATTGGCCTGTTTGTTTGCTcatagaaaacagaaaaattcCCACACATAAAATTCACCTTTGCTTTACCTTATGAGACATTTCTCATGATATGCCTATACGGTATGGCAATAAAGAGGGGGATGAAGAGGAATCTTCGTTTGTTTTCTCTGGATGTTTTCATGGGAATGTGGATTTTTCAGATCAATTTGAGGAGTGCCTAtttgcatgttccacattttatcgTAGGTGTGTCACGCAGTGTGGGACTCAcactggtctggtcttggtcttgacttggtctAAACCACTCAAACTCTTGGTCTGGTCTTGGTCTCCATACACTCTGGTGTTGGTCACGACTTGGTCTCAGGTTAGCTGGTCTTAGCTATGgttgcctgccctccatctggacagCACACTGATGTATGACATCATATGCAAAGGAGCTGTAAATGATTTATACACACAAACTCACTTTCCATTAGGGATCTTTTGATGGTACTCCAAAACTGAAAAGACTCCACAAGCAGGATAGCTATCATGTTTTTAAGTGTTGTTTCTCCCAGAATGTGCCCCCCGTGTCTGTCGAGGAAACCCAAAAGGGCTGAGTCAGAGATCCCATCTCTTCCGGAGGCAGGGCCAGCGGTGCTCCCCTTTGAAAAGCAACATGGAAAGATCAACGGGCATCTCCTGAGGGAGCCACTGGGCCATACTGTGCTGCTACCCAATGGCCAAACAGCCCTGCGGCCTGTAGTctgctgctgcggctgctgctgGGTTGGTGTTGTTTACTTTGGGAGGACTTTCAACCCTGTGCAGCCATCTAGGTCTCTGcattctctctttctgtatgtCTACCTCCGCCTCTCTTTTCCACACATTGCAGCTGCTGATCACTTATTATTCCCACTCTGTCCCAAAGCTGCAACTCTGTGACAAACATCAATTACTTTCCATCACGTTACAGATCATAACTGTAAGCTTGCCGTTTGCATCACTCTGTGTGAACGTGGTGGTTGATGTGACCCTCAGCTCTGTGAACATCCATCCAGATGAGAATGCAGGGAGGATTTCTGCgctgttgtgtttatgttccCTCCCTCACAGCACCATGGATACCAGTCAGACAGTGCCAAGGTAGGACCACCTCATAAATTCAGAAACCTATAAATATTTGCTCGTGTTTTGAGTTCAGCACTAGTTTGCATTTACATATCTGAAGGTGGTTTGGTAATTTATCTGCGTTGAAGCTCAAGGACTTAACGCCTGGTGGTCTCGGTGTAGGAATTGTGTTTTATATAACACCCAGCAGCCAATGAACACATGCCAAACGTTTCCATTTGCCATTTACAGCCAAACTCGACACTAGTTATACtaatactgaaaaataaaactttatgaTGGATGATCTTTGGCTAAATCAAATGGCACTGGCTGTATCAGTCTAACAAATGTCAGAAAGTTTGATCTcttgcaaaagaaaagaaaaataagtgcaattaCAATGTTCATCTCCAAACTGTGGATGTGGCCGCTGCGTTGTGCAGCACATTCCTCCACACTCAATAAACTCAGCTAAATCAATATGTCAAAGAGCAGACAGATAACGCTAAGCCCAGACATAAATCTTAACCATCTCTAAAAATCTTTTCATGTGGTATTACTCACAGGCCATATTCGCTTAAGTACAGTAAACATTGTGACAGGTACTTTGAGCTGCTGGTTCAAGAGGACACAGGAAAGTGGATTGTGCTTTGAGCCTTCAGGGGCcgggagaaaagaaaaactcttAAGTAAAAAAGCTGTCAGGAAGAATAAAGGCTTGCTTTAATGAAACATAAGCAGAATGCGGGAGCAAACCACCCAGAGAAAGCTGGAAATCAAAATCTGCAAGAATCTTTTTTTGGTTTGAGATgcaatttttgaaaaacaattaGGTAAATTTCTGAAAATGAAGCACaaattttcagtttttctcCCCAGGAAATACTTGGCTCATGTGCTTTCCTCCCAATCATGAAAACATCTGAGAAAATAGCCAGTTTTTGTTCCGCCAGGGAGAAATAGGGAGTTAAAGCATGGCTACGATTGCCTCATACAAAAGTATGCCTgagtaatattaatattatgcAAGAACACAGTTCTTTCCACAAGtctttttcctttaaaacacagGGTCACTGTCAATTCATTTGCATCACCAGAACAATTTATTGGactgaaatttaaataaaataatttcttatgaaaaagaaaaacaacagcaaaaaaatgaTGCTAAATAAACATgatatttagaaaaataaataagtccAGAAGAATGAATGACATGCCCTTTTTGGATGAAGCAagttgtgagaaaaaaaagaaaataaaagataagAAATAACTGTCTTTACGCCAAGTTTCACGTGTAACTCATCAGATTGCCTTCAGGTTTAAATCACCTCATGATTGTGTCATGGCCTGAAACACTCAGACCACACCACTGCTGCAGGACGTGGAGACAAACAGTGTGAAAAATCAAACATGGAATTTTAATGTTGCATGCCACTCATGCagctggatttaaaaaaaaaatcttgccacaacattttgaaaacattgCATTGCTATATTTGCTTCTTTTATTCCCTCTCTCAATTGTCCACTTTAACACCTCATTCTGTTCAACTCCTGGACCCATTACACTCCCTTTAATCCTCACAGGGATTAGTCAAAGTCATCAAAGTAACATGAATTTGTTCAGAGGTGACCTCACTCTCCTCTTTGGTCTAATTTTGGTATAAAAATGATGCAATAGTACATGCTTGCATTGTGAAAGGTACACAGTTTATAGTGAGTCGCAGTGCAGCCAACAGTCTTCTTTTGCAGTTTATGTCTTGTAACATAAAGGTCAGTAGGCCCACAGCTATTCTGGGTGTGCTTTGTTCAAACAAGCCAACCAACCGCTTTACATGTAAAAGAGTTTTTGTAGCTCTGCTTTGAGAATAGTACCTTAATGCTGCCATTTCAACAACATTTCAATGTCAGAAATTAGTCTGGAAAAAGTtgattatttgcatttttttttcagtaaataattaaacaaaacCACCAGATGACATTTATACCCTGTTTAAACCAAACTAGTTTCAGTCAAATACAGTAAGAGCTTTCAGTGGAAAATGTGCAGATTCAACACTACTGTACTACAAACAACCACTTATAAAGGAAAAACAATAGAAAAGAAGACGTCAGAATGGCTTAACTTCTACTCTATATTGATATCTTTATTAACAATCGTAGCCATGTTTTCAACAATGGAagatttataaatattttttttcttttgattcaTAAAAGTTGTCTTGGCACTTGTGGCTTGATTCCAGTtgtggaaagaaaacaaaaaatctaaatgtCCTTAAAGAATATAGCGCTTTATGAAGCAGTGGTATCCAATCAACAGCTTTTTCGTCGGAGAGGAAATCCGTTATGTACACGATGGCTTTATTTTAAGAGATCTGGGTCTGTGCCATGGTGGATGGGAGAGATATCGAGTGCATGGCGGGGTCCAGAAACCATCCAAAGCAGGCCACCTGATTGATCATCTGGCCTGGCGATtccctttgttttctttaaggCAACAAGATCCCCCACACCAATCTGGAAACCAATCCCAGCTATTCCACGCTCGAGTCAAGCTTGCAGTGTGACTGAAGGTCACCTCACCCTTCTTTTCCCCCTGTCCGACTCTTCTTGCATCAGCTGCGAGGAAGGAAACAAACATTGCCCCTTGAATACTTCCACACTACATAGCATCCAGACAGAGGGGCCAGGGATTGCTGTCCTCCCAGAGATTTAGATGTTCAAGCTAAAGCCAAGGGGCACCAGGGTTCACCCCTCACTGAAGCTACATCTGATGGCTGGGACAGACCCACGCTGGTGTACAGGCCATCCTGTCCCGGGTACTTCACCGCTGAGCTGGAGCCGGTTCCCTCCCCTGAGCTGGACAGCACGGATGAACTGACCTACAACAGAGcaaaggaaaaatatgcattgtTACATTAACTGTATTTTCAAAGCAGACAAAACTTGTATGAATTAAGCATCTTGTCTCTCCACATGCTGTAAACATTCAGGGTTCATCCAACCGTGGTTTAGTTCATGCTCCCCGGGGGAGTTTTACCATTTATGGCAACGACCTGTTTTTCAAGCCAAATTAGAtaataaatgcttaaaaatcTGTACAATATTaggaaaaacatgatagttgCCAGGGGAAAAAACCTCCTCTAGAGCCTTAATCTAATTCTGTATGGAATTGTGCACcagctgtcttcatcattctgaaaccataacacaacaaatattGAGGATGACTAACTTTCACTGCTGCCAcctaaaaagaggcaaaactgACTATTATTGTTGCTATTTTGAAGTCACATAAAAAAGGAAGGTTAGAGGTTTGGTGAAATCTATGTTTGTTACATGATGCTGGAGTAGAGTTCCCAGAACAAGCCTTTAGCTGACAGATCTGCTGCAtttcatattaataataataataatgtgatttCAAACCAAGGTTCCACAACAATTGCCAAGTAAATATGGTCTCCAATACTAAGTCAACAGAATAATAAATATGAGATTTCTTTAGTGAATAGTCTAGTAGTACAAACATCATGGGCATATTCCTATCTGGATGACACAAAGTTTAAGGTATTTTAAAAACCCAAAAGTTTCGGGGCATGTGAGAAAATATTCAGGGCCCCAACACCCCCACTGAAATGCCAAAAAGCACCAGATCCTGAGTAATGTGAAGCTCATCTCACTGTAATGTCACCGTGACACATTAGTTAGCAGCAGTCATCACCACAGACCATCAGTCAGCCTGCATGTgatctgttttttaacaaaacacctGTTGTAGCAAAATGCTTTCAGGGTTGTTCATCAGAAAATTTTCAATTCTGAGGACAAAGTTTgacattcagtgttttaatatcaactCTATTTCAGGTTTTAAATCACCATCATGTCACCAATTATAATTGACTGAATTTAAATGGAGCAGACGGCATTGTAattttattcaaataaaaaatattaaagaattAAAAAGTCTTTCTTACCCCTGACACCTGTGCGGAGGGAGAGCTGGTTTTCGAGCAATCTTCGGAATTAGATGAAGATGTGGATGTGGGAGTCATAGAGACAGAGTTGTTATttcctaaaaatatatatatcttgtTTAGATCATAttgtaaaaatacaataacatatTGATTTTAATTATCCACAAGAATATATAAGCAATAATCATCAGTGACTCACCAGAGGATCCCTTCGTTTTATTCAAGgtctttggttttctttttctcgtCTGGATTCCCTCTTTCTTCATGGCGAGCGGCCGAGGTACCTGCGCATTGGATCAGTTTTTGGAGgccagttattattattatttatttatgttgcgTTGGTTTATCAAAGTGATTGTTGcggtttaaagaaataaatatctCTATATAATAAAATCTCCACTCACCCCGTGTAATTTTGTGTAGAGCCCACACGCGTTACACACCGGCTCTCCCTCCGCGTTCCTGCGCCACAAAGTGGTCGTGCTGGTTTGACAGTTGGCGCAGGACAGGCCGATTCTTCTAGACGTTGACTGGTGACACAAACGCAACATTAGATTAATCATCCTAATCAATACAAATCTGGAGCATTCACAGAGGAAGGTGGTGTTAATAAGCGTCTTTGTCTGTCACTTAAAATtaaggaaaatgtttttaaagtaaaagcCACACTCTGCCAATTTCATTACAATTCGACCATTCACACCCTGTTTCCTAACAATAATACCGGCCCTATTGTGACTTCCATTTAACTGCCATTTACACACAGCTTTTTTCCAGGATTTCAGGGAGTCACTCGTGTCATTAGATTCCTTGTAACAACTGTGCGTAATGCGCGTAATGGCTCCAGGAAAAGATTTGTCCTTACTGTCTGCCATTAAGATTGAATAACCAAAGGGAAGCACTGACAGATTAAGTGCCTGATTAATTACGTTAACAAATAGCTGCAGTTATGGCTGAGTTAAATTTAATGAAATCACTGCCTTCTGTTCGGTTCAAATAAATGATGGGAAAATTACTAACAGATCTGTGCGCGAGCAAATCTTCCAACCCTGCGTAATTTCTGTGATTGTTggcaaataaattaatattaatgGTATAATGTGAGTATTAATGTCATCACTTTGcacaaaaagcacaaacaaaaatgtcaaatgtatttgttgtgGTGTGTTTTACAAATATATGTCTGCCCATTTTACTTCATCAGTCacataaagagacaaaaatattgtttaaaaaaatcagctcTAAAGTAAAGGTTTATATGTCTCATAAAAGTCTCCTTCTCCCATCGGACACTGCGTATAACATCAACCATAACCTCCAGCCATTGTTTAAAACGATTAGGCAGGAAATTGAGCGGTTAAGTGGTCCCCTGCTTACCGTCCGTTTCTGTGGTTTAATTAATGGCCGGCTGAGCCCATTCATTTTGCTGTAAAGGCCGCAGGCGTTGCAGAGAAAGTGGCCCGTGCCGTCGCGCCTCCAGAGCGGCGTGGAGATGGAGCCGCAGTTGACGCACTCTCTGCTCTCCCCCATGTCGTCGAGAATatctgaaactgaaaagaaaGACTGAAATGAGCAGAACGCACAGCTTTAAAACATAAAGATCTGCCCGCAGGTTGTAAGTTTCATGAAGGAATGTGTTCCATCAAAGCAAATCAAATCAGATCCACTGATTTCATTTTATAAACCTGAAACACTTTCAatatatttatactttttttaagttttactttaaaaaacattttatggttaCACATATGTTGCTCAGTTTCAGGCCTGCGCACAAAAATACGCATATTTTTCTTGCAGGATTCACACACACGCGCCATTTCAGACCAAATCTGGACTCATTTTAAACATTGTAATAatatttttgtggtaatttatTAAACATTGTTTGGCTAGTTCAATTATTTTTCGAGCTTTTAACTCCCCCACAGAGAGATCAAGTTGTGTTACAGAAGCGCACTGCAGTTGAGCACTTTGCGTAAAGACACATCACAAggaattttattattattatttttaaaaacagtgagaATGAAAATGATTCCATCTAAACGCCCATCTCCACTTTGCTTTTTTCTTACCTCCGTTTGGTCCTCGAATCAAGGGCGCGCCTCTGCTCTGCAAGGTGTGCAGCATCGTGTTATCAAAAGGTCCCCCGGTCCAAGGCGAGGGCAGCTGGGAGAGCTGCGGTGCGACATAAGGAGAGTATGGACTCGCGTAGGTCCCACTGATGGGCCGAGAGAGGCCGTACTGGTCTCTGCTGCTCACATTCAGCGTGTTACTGTAGCCGGTGTCCCTGGGCGTCCCGTTATTCATGGGCGGGCTTGGAGGGTAGTGGAACCGAGTGGAGGTGTGAGGGCTGCCGGTGCTGTATGAGGGGCTCTCCGGGGCGGACTGCGACCAGACCGAGTGGCTGGAGACGGCGTGGCTGGGCTGCGCAGAGCCGCTGGCCTGCAGATATGAGAGGCTGGGTATCATGGGGCCCACCCTGGAGCTGGGGACATACACTGGGGAGTTGGGGTTGGAGTGCATATAACCACCAGAGGAGGAATCATATCCAGTCTGGCTCTGGGCTGCGGCGATGGCCAGTGTTTGGTACATGTCGGTCGGGTCCACCAGCAAGCTCGCCTTGTGCGCTCCGCTGGAGAGGACGAGTTTGCTGCCTTGGTCTAAATCCGTAAACAGCGGGATGTCCTCGGCGGTGGGCAGGGTGTTGTTATGGTGTCCGAAGTGAACGTAGGAGTGTAGTGATCTGCTGTCGGAGCGACGGTGTCCCAGTGCGTCAAGGTCGCTCGGAGGTGTCCTCAGCTCATCCGAGGTGGGACCGTCCCTCCTGCTGTCACCGTGCAGGTAGGTCTGCTCAGCCGGTGACCCTGGGCTGCTGGATACTTCTCGCTTGACCATGGACCAGCTGTTTTCGCCCAGGTCCATCCAGGAGCACTTTCCATACACTGTAGGGGTTAATAAAAATCGTCAGGGAGTAG harbors:
- the gata6 gene encoding transcription factor GATA-6 isoform X2, whose protein sequence is MDLGENSWSMVKREVSSSPGSPAEQTYLHGDSRRDGPTSDELRTPPSDLDALGHRRSDSRSLHSYVHFGHHNNTLPTAEDIPLFTDLDQGSKLVLSSGAHKASLLVDPTDMYQTLAIAAAQSQTGYDSSSGGYMHSNPNSPVYVPSSRVGPMIPSLSYLQASGSAQPSHAVSSHSVWSQSAPESPSYSTGSPHTSTRFHYPPSPPMNNGTPRDTGYSNTLNVSSRDQYGLSRPISGTYASPYSPYVAPQLSQLPSPWTGGPFDNTMLHTLQSRGAPLIRGPNGVSDILDDMGESRECVNCGSISTPLWRRDGTGHFLCNACGLYSKMNGLSRPLIKPQKRTSTSRRIGLSCANCQTSTTTLWRRNAEGEPVCNACGLYTKLHGVPRPLAMKKEGIQTRKRKPKTLNKTKGSSDCSKTSSPSAQVSGVSSSVLSSSGEGTGSSSAVKYPGQDGLYTSVGLSQPSDVASVRGEPWCPLALA
- the gata6 gene encoding transcription factor GATA-6 isoform X1, coding for MDLGENSWSMVKREVSSSPGSPAEQTYLHGDSRRDGPTSDELRTPPSDLDALGHRRSDSRSLHSYVHFGHHNNTLPTAEDIPLFTDLDQGSKLVLSSGAHKASLLVDPTDMYQTLAIAAAQSQTGYDSSSGGYMHSNPNSPVYVPSSRVGPMIPSLSYLQASGSAQPSHAVSSHSVWSQSAPESPSYSTGSPHTSTRFHYPPSPPMNNGTPRDTGYSNTLNVSSRDQYGLSRPISGTYASPYSPYVAPQLSQLPSPWTGGPFDNTMLHTLQSRGAPLIRGPNGVSDILDDMGESRECVNCGSISTPLWRRDGTGHFLCNACGLYSKMNGLSRPLIKPQKRTSTSRRIGLSCANCQTSTTTLWRRNAEGEPVCNACGLYTKLHGVPRPLAMKKEGIQTRKRKPKTLNKTKGSSGNNNSVSMTPTSTSSSNSEDCSKTSSPSAQVSGVSSSVLSSSGEGTGSSSAVKYPGQDGLYTSVGLSQPSDVASVRGEPWCPLALA